In Anopheles gambiae chromosome 2, idAnoGambNW_F1_1, whole genome shotgun sequence, a single window of DNA contains:
- the LOC4577132 gene encoding uncharacterized protein LOC4577132 isoform X2, whose product MDKLRESGAGDDPTTQQRLATDGQGGTAAAAGGEGTSDEYHHQFYNTGRIGRRNALPDILGTHCTTTTADLSSQLGSLSTSDCAGKASDGSSSCIAAGNNGQPPPTTTAT is encoded by the exons ATGGATAAGCTGCGCGAGTCGGGCGCAGGGGATGATCCAACCACTCAGCAACGGTTGGCCACGGACGGCCAGGGTGGAActgcggcggcggccggcGGCGAAGGAACGTCCGACGAGTACCATCATCAGTTTTACAACACTGGCCGGATAGGACGGCGGAACGCGCTGCCAGACATACTGGGGACGCACTGTACCACGACCACGGCCGATCTGTCCTCGCAACTCGGTTCCCTCTCTACCTcgg ACTGTGCCGGTAAGGCGTCCGACGGGAGCAGTAGTTGCATAGCAGCCGGAAACAATGGTCAACCGCCACCGACGACAACCGCTACGTAA